In Candidatus Methylomirabilota bacterium, the genomic window CGTGGGTGAGTACCTGCGATTCGACGCCACGCTCCCGGGGGACGTGCGGGAGCTGGCGATCCTCGTCACCGCGCGCGCGGTGGCCCAGCCCTACGAGTGGGTGGCGCACGCGCCCGTCGCGCTCAAGGCGGGGCTCCCGGGCGAGGTGATCGAGCTCGTGCGCACGCGCGGTGACCTCTCGACGCTCCCTGCGCGGTACGCCAACGCCGTCAGGGTCGTCCGGCACGTCCTCGCCCACGAGTCGGTGCCCCAGGGTCTGCACGACGAGGTCCAGAAGGACCTGGGGCTTACCGGCCTCCTCGAGCTGGTCGTCCTGGCCGGCTACTACCAGCTGATCGCCGGTGTCCTCTTCTCCTTCGACACCCCCCTGCCGGAGGGGCAGCGCGCGCCGTTCTGATCGGGTCTATAATCCGTCTCTCTCCGGGGAGGCTCACCATGAGCCGAAGAAAGGCAGCCGTCGTCCTCCTCGCCAGCGGGCTGGTTCTGCTGGTCGGGACCGCGCTGCTCGTCGCCGCTGCCGCCGGCGCCGCGCCCGAGGGCCAGCTGACGTGGACTTCATGACCTTCTACGGGACGCCGGCGACCGGCGCCGCCTGGATCGTGCCCCGCAAGTACGTCGAGCCTCGTCGCCGTACGAGGACCTGAAACTCAAGGCCAAGTGAGGCGCACCATGAGTCGAGCCAACGGTCCGCTCGGCCTCTTCGTCGGCATTTCACTGAGCGTCCTCAGCATCGCCGTTCCGGCCGGCGCCTCCGGCCCCGAGGGCCAGATCACCTGGGCCGTGCACACGACGCTGGCGCCGACCTGGTTCGACCCCGCGGAGACCCCTGGGATCATCACGCCGTTCATGGTCCTCTACGCGCTCCACGACGCCGTCGTGAAGCCGATGCCCGGTAAGAGCCTGGCCCCCAGTCTGGCCGAGTCCTGGAGCGCCTCCCCTGACGGTCTCGTCTACGAGTTCGTCCTGCGCAAAGGCGCCAAGTTCCACAACGGCGATCCGGTCACCGGCGAGGATGTCAAGTTCTCCTTCGAGCGTTACCGGGGCACCTCCGCCAAAGCGCTCAAGGAACGGGTCGCCGCCGTGGAGGTGCCCGACCCCGGGCGCGTCCGGTTCCGGCTCAAGAGCCCGTGGCCCGACTTCCTGACGTTCTACAGCAGCGCCACCGGCGCCGGCTGGATCGTCCCCAAGGCCTACGTCGAGCAGGTGGGCGACGAGGGCTTCAAGAAATCGCCGGTGGGCGCCGGCCCGTATCGATTCGTGTCGTTCACCCCGGGTGTCGAGCTTGTCTTGGAGGCCTTCGATCACTACTGGCGCAAGACGCCGAGCGTGAAGCGTCTGGTCTTCAAAGTGATCCCCGACGAGTCCACGCGCCTGGCCGCCCTCAAGCGCGGCGAGGCGGACATCGCCTACTCCATCCGGGGCGCCCTGGCCGAGGAGATTCGGCGGACGCCGGGGCTCACGCTGAAGCCCGCGGTGATCCAGGCCACCTTCTGGCTCTACTTCGCCGATCAGTGGGATCCCAAGTCGCCCTGGCACGACAAGCGCGTGCGCCTGGCCGCCAACTACGCGATCGACCGGAAGGCCATCAACGAGGCCGAGACCCTGGGGTTCTCGAAGATCACCGGGAGCATCATCCCCAGCACCTTCGACTTCTACTGGCCGCCGCCGGCGTACCCCTTCGATCGGGCCCGGGCCAAGCGGCTCCTGGCCGAGGCCGGATACCCCAACGGCTTCGACGCGGGCGAGTACTTCTGCGACGTCGCCTACGCCAACCTGGCCGAGGCCGCCGCGAACTATCTGCAGGGCGTGGGGATTCGACTCAAGCTGCGCCCGCTGGAGCGCGCGGCCTTCTTCAAGGGGTTTTCCGAGAAGAAGTACCGGAACATCATCCAGGGCGCCAGCGGTGCCTTCGGTAACGCGGCCACCCGGCTGGAGGCGTTCGTCGTCTCGGGAGGCAGCTACGTCTACGGCAGTTATCCGGACCTCGATGGCCTCTTCCAGGAGCAGGTCTCGGAGCTCGACCGGAAGAAGCGGGAGGCGATCCTCCACCGCCTGCAGCAGCTCATGCACGACAAGGTGATGTTCGCGCCGATCTGGGAGCTCGCCTTCCTCAACGGGGTCGGGCCGCGGGTGGAAGAATCGGGGCTCGCCCTCATTGCCGGCCACGCCTACTCGGCGCCTTACGAAGATCTCCGGCTCAAGAAGCCATGAAGCGCTACGTCCTCCGGCGCCTGGCCTATTCGCTGGTCTCCCTCTTCCTGCTCTCGCTGACCATCTTCCTCTTCGTGCGCCTCACGGGCGATCCGGCCGTGCTGCTCGTCGAGCCCGGCGCCAGCCAGGCCGACATCGACACCATCCGGCAACAGTTCGGCCTCGATCGCCCGCTCTGGTTCCAGTACGGGAGCTTCATGGCGAGCCTCGTCCGCGGCGACTTCGGCCAGTCGTTCTACTACCGCATGCCGGTCCTGGAGCTCTACCTCTCGCGCCTGCCCAACTCGCTGCTCCTGGCCACCGCCGCCATGTTCTTCTCGCTCCTCGTCGGCATCCCCAGCGGCATCCTGGCCGCCGTCCGGGTCAACCGCTGGTGGGACAGCGCGGGCAAGATCTTCGCCCTGCTGGGGCTGTCCATGCCAGCCTTCTGGGTGGGGCTCCTCATGATTCTCTTTTTCTCCGTGTATCTCGGCTGGCTGCCTTCCTCGGGGTCGGGCACGCCGCTGCACGTCGTGATGCCGGCGGTGGCGCTGGGCTGGTACTTCGCCGCCGCCCACATGCGACTCACGCGCTCCTCGATGCTGGAGGTCCTGGGCTCCGAGTACGTGAAGCTGGCGCGGCTCAAGGGCCTGCCGGAGGCCCTCGTCATCGCCAAGCACGCTTTCAAGAACGCGCTGATCCCGGTCCTCACGCTGGCCGGCATCAACCTCGTCATCATGGTGAACGTCGCCGTGGTCGTGGAGACCGTCTTCGCCTGGCCGGGCGTCGGTCGCCTGCTCTACGAGGGCATCGCGTTCCGCGACTTTCCGATCGTCCAGGCCACCGTGCTGCTGGGCGGCGCCATGATCGTCGTCGTCAACCTGGTCGTCGACGTGCTCTACGCTGTCATCGATCCGAGGATCAGAT contains:
- a CDS encoding carboxymuconolactone decarboxylase family protein, translated to MARLPDPLDSLSPEAKRIYDKIARKRGAIRGPYAPLMHHPVLAERVADVGEYLRFDATLPGDVRELAILVTARAVAQPYEWVAHAPVALKAGLPGEVIELVRTRGDLSTLPARYANAVRVVRHVLAHESVPQGLHDEVQKDLGLTGLLELVVLAGYYQLIAGVLFSFDTPLPEGQRAPF
- a CDS encoding ABC transporter substrate-binding protein produces the protein MSRANGPLGLFVGISLSVLSIAVPAGASGPEGQITWAVHTTLAPTWFDPAETPGIITPFMVLYALHDAVVKPMPGKSLAPSLAESWSASPDGLVYEFVLRKGAKFHNGDPVTGEDVKFSFERYRGTSAKALKERVAAVEVPDPGRVRFRLKSPWPDFLTFYSSATGAGWIVPKAYVEQVGDEGFKKSPVGAGPYRFVSFTPGVELVLEAFDHYWRKTPSVKRLVFKVIPDESTRLAALKRGEADIAYSIRGALAEEIRRTPGLTLKPAVIQATFWLYFADQWDPKSPWHDKRVRLAANYAIDRKAINEAETLGFSKITGSIIPSTFDFYWPPPAYPFDRARAKRLLAEAGYPNGFDAGEYFCDVAYANLAEAAANYLQGVGIRLKLRPLERAAFFKGFSEKKYRNIIQGASGAFGNAATRLEAFVVSGGSYVYGSYPDLDGLFQEQVSELDRKKREAILHRLQQLMHDKVMFAPIWELAFLNGVGPRVEESGLALIAGHAYSAPYEDLRLKKP
- a CDS encoding ABC transporter permease, giving the protein MKRYVLRRLAYSLVSLFLLSLTIFLFVRLTGDPAVLLVEPGASQADIDTIRQQFGLDRPLWFQYGSFMASLVRGDFGQSFYYRMPVLELYLSRLPNSLLLATAAMFFSLLVGIPSGILAAVRVNRWWDSAGKIFALLGLSMPAFWVGLLMILFFSVYLGWLPSSGSGTPLHVVMPAVALGWYFAAAHMRLTRSSMLEVLGSEYVKLARLKGLPEALVIAKHAFKNALIPVLTLAGINLVIMVNVAVVVETVFAWPGVGRLLYEGIAFRDFPIVQATVLLGGAMIVVVNLVVDVLYAVIDPRIRYQ